The Devosia sp. 1566 sequence CATTCGTCACCAATATGTCCGCGAGGCTCTAGAGGCCGGCAAGGACGTGATGATGGAAAAGCCGCCTACCACCACGATTTGCGAGCTCGATGACCTAGTGGCGCAGGCCAAGCGCCTCGATCGCGTGCTGTTCCAGACTTGGCATTCCCAGTACAACGCGGCGGTCGACCGGACGCGCGAGCTGCTGGCGGAGCAGGGCGTTGCTTCGGTGCGGATCGACTGGCGCGAAAGCGTGCGCAAATGGCATCCGGGACAGGACTGGGTCTGGGAGCCCGGTGGCTTTGGCGTGTGCGACCCCGGGATCAATGCCCTTTCCATCTTCACCAAGGTGATGCCGTTCCCGGTCTTTGTGCAAAGCAGCCGGCTGACTTTCCCGAAAAACCGGCAAACGCCGGTGGATGTTGAGATCGCGTTCAAGTCGGGTGAGCCGCATCAGCCCCAGATGAGCGCAGGCTTCAACTGGCTCGAGGAAAGCGGGGAGATCTGGACCATCCGTTTTGAGACGCAAAGCGGCGACGTGCTCAAGCTGGAAAAGGGCGGCACGGTGCTGCGCGTCGATGACGCCGTCGTGGTGCAAAATCCCTCGGAAGAATATGAGGGAATCTACGAGCGCTTCGCTGCCCTGCTGGAGCGGCACGAGAGCGACGTGGACGCCGCTCCCCTGCGCTTGATGGCCGATGTATTCCTGCTCGGTGCGCGGGAAAACGGCCCCGCTTTTGAGTGGTAGGCGCTAGCGACCTGCCGCCGAAAGGGTCTGCACCTGCTCGTCGCTGAGCTTTAGCCGCACGCCCTTGGCGAGGCTCTTGACCTGCTCAACGGACGTTGCCGAAGCGATGGGCGCTGAAATGCCGGGCTGGGCAACGATCCAGGCCAGTGCGACTTCGGCGGGCGTAGCGTCGACCTGCGCCGAAACATTGTCGAGCGCCTTGAGGATCGCTTCGCCCTTGGGGTTAAGGTAGTTCTTGACCCCGCCACCGCGCAGGCTTTTGTTCAGATCAGCCTCGGAGCGGTACTTGCCGGTCAAGAATCCTGCAGCCAGGCTGTAATAGCAGATGATGCCGATGTCGCCATTTACCGCCATTTCCTGCACCTCGCCTTCGACTTCCTCGCGATCGTAGAGATTGAAGCGCGGCTGGAGCACATCATAACGGGGCAGGGACTTGATGACGGAAATCTCATGGGCCTCGCGCATCATGGCCGCGGTGTAGTTCGAGGCACCGATCACGCGCACCTTGCCCGAGCGGATCAGCACATCATAGGCCGCGAGGGTTTCCTCATGCGGGGTATCTGGATCGGGCCAATGGCTCTGGTAGAGGTCGATATAATCGGTCTGCAAGCGGCGCAGGGAGTCTTCGACGGCGCTCTTGATGGCCTCGGCGCCCAGGCCGCCGGGGTTCTTGGCTGAATTTACCTTGGTGAAGATGTGCACGCTGTCGCGGTTGCCGCGCGCCTTGAGCCACTCGCCGATAATGGTTTCGCTCTGGCCCGGCGGGTTGCCAGGCACCCAGTTAGGATAGCCTTCGGCAGTGTCGATGGCGGTAAAGCCTTCGTCTACAAACGCGTCCAGCACCTCAAAGCCGGTGTTCTGGTCAACGGTCCAGCCGAACACATTGCCGCCCAGCACCAGGGGTTCGATCACAAGTTCACTGCGGCCAAGCGGGCGACGATCCATGGGGCTCTCCTTCAGGGGTTCGCTGGGGTAACGCCCGGCGGCTCATTCGGTTCGGCCGGCTTGGGCGGGAGGCAATAAGCCAGCGCGCGATTGATCTCGTAGAGCGAGCCGGACAGGGGAATGAAGTTGAGCGGGGCGGGCGGGCCCTCAAGCGGGTGGAGATAAGCCACGGCCCCATTCTGGAGATTGTGGAGCAGCCACCCTTCAGGGTCGGGGAGCCTGGCGCCATAAGGTGCTTCGCCCTTTTCGGCAAGGAACGGGCGGTTGACCCTGTCGATGGTGATCAGCCACTCGCCGGCATGGGGCTCGGTGCGGCTGGTATGGGCATAGATGCCGATCGAGAAGTCGTCTTCGCAGCGCACGGCGATGCAGTTGAACTCCTCGGCTGTTGAGCGCAGCGCGCAGCCCAGGGTCGCCCGGTCGCCTTCGCCCGGAAGAGGAGAATAATGCCAGCCCTCTTCCTGTCCCTGGGCGGGCAGGAGCAGCAGCAGGCTCGCCAAGACTATACGCAACAGGATCATAGGGGCCTCGCTTCGATCAAATCCCAGCGATTGCCGTAGAGATCAGCGAACACCGCGACACTTCCATAAGGCTCATGCCGGGGTGCTTCAAGGAACTGAACGCCCTTTGCCGTCATCGCGGCGAAGTCAGCGGCGAAGTCGTCGGTTTGGAGAAACAACATGACGCGGCCGCCGGCTTGGCGGCCAATGGCGGCTTCCTGCTCGGGCCCATCTGCCCGGGCCAGGAGCAGCCGCACGCCCCGGCTTTCCCTAGGGGCGACCACCACCCAGCGCTTGCCGCCCAGCGGGGTATCCTCAAGAAGCGTGAAGTCCAGCAGGTCACAGTAATAGGCGATGGCCGCATCGTATTCGCGGACCACCAGGGTAACTGTTGTAATCGATCGGGCCATGCCGTGATGGAGCACTGCTACAAAGCAGCGGTCAAGAGCGGGCCCAGCAAAGAGCTGGATGGCGCCTTCATTGTGAAAAAAGGCCGCAGGGTCACAGCATTGACCAAACGGTAAAACTCCCCCATTGCGCTCCTTTGTTTTCTACGCTTTGTTGACCGTTAAGCCCGGCCGGCAAACCGGGCGCAAAAAAACTGTCCCGGGAGACACCAAATATGACATTGATGAAGAGCCTGCTGGCGGCGACCGCCGTGCTCGCACTGACTGCCGGCGCGGCCCAGGCCAAGCAGCTGGTCTATTGTTCCGAAGCTTCGCCGGCTCACTTCGATCCCGGTCCGCTGACCGGTGGCAACGATTTCGACGCCAGCTCGCACACCATCTATGACCGCCTGGTGCAGTTCGAGCCCGGTGGCACGGCGACCATTCCCGGCCTGGCCGAAAGCTGGGACATCTCCGAGGACGGCAAGGAAATCACCTTCCACCTGCGTCCGGGCGTCAAGTTCCATACCACGTCCTATTTCACTCCCACGCGCGATCTCAACGCCGATGACGTGATCTTCTCCTTCGAGCGCCAGTG is a genomic window containing:
- a CDS encoding aldo/keto reductase gives rise to the protein MDRRPLGRSELVIEPLVLGGNVFGWTVDQNTGFEVLDAFVDEGFTAIDTAEGYPNWVPGNPPGQSETIIGEWLKARGNRDSVHIFTKVNSAKNPGGLGAEAIKSAVEDSLRRLQTDYIDLYQSHWPDPDTPHEETLAAYDVLIRSGKVRVIGASNYTAAMMREAHEISVIKSLPRYDVLQPRFNLYDREEVEGEVQEMAVNGDIGIICYYSLAAGFLTGKYRSEADLNKSLRGGGVKNYLNPKGEAILKALDNVSAQVDATPAEVALAWIVAQPGISAPIASATSVEQVKSLAKGVRLKLSDEQVQTLSAAGR
- a CDS encoding Gfo/Idh/MocA family oxidoreductase yields the protein MAKRKIAVIGVGKIAQDQHLPVIDKSEHFELAATVSTRGIGHNGVPVFKTPGELYAAMPEVDLVSVCTPPGIRHQYVREALEAGKDVMMEKPPTTTICELDDLVAQAKRLDRVLFQTWHSQYNAAVDRTRELLAEQGVASVRIDWRESVRKWHPGQDWVWEPGGFGVCDPGINALSIFTKVMPFPVFVQSSRLTFPKNRQTPVDVEIAFKSGEPHQPQMSAGFNWLEESGEIWTIRFETQSGDVLKLEKGGTVLRVDDAVVVQNPSEEYEGIYERFAALLERHESDVDAAPLRLMADVFLLGARENGPAFEW
- a CDS encoding VOC family protein; translation: MARSITTVTLVVREYDAAIAYYCDLLDFTLLEDTPLGGKRWVVVAPRESRGVRLLLARADGPEQEAAIGRQAGGRVMLFLQTDDFAADFAAMTAKGVQFLEAPRHEPYGSVAVFADLYGNRWDLIEARPL